A genomic segment from Toxotes jaculatrix isolate fToxJac2 chromosome 6, fToxJac2.pri, whole genome shotgun sequence encodes:
- the nwd1 gene encoding NACHT domain- and WD repeat-containing protein 1 has product MSSERKALLERAFPEVLCFCRSLGLVFEVVDLRWGLRNVTSGDHESSEIFLQEIDRCKKISVGPAFTALLGNRYGHRALPRLIPEKQFEVLLSRLSKNPEGVKQLNQWFLKDNNAIPPMYVLQPITAHFAHYSDLRPESGPQHDNNVLSWRFTETQLLQLLRSAATDAEAAGDITAEQKQHFFTSVTERELKQGLWKDDSDSSALLFVREVPKQRVRDGPKRLAKYLDVTADGLLDAEAQELLSDLKSRLYASSQKILNLHCVELSKGSVDPKRKEHAQYLDSVCEQFVSQMKARITASVDSPAEERRRKIWGSTEEEKQEASDWVVEEVTQHVAMSAEMCRGLHGREGLLGKLCLAMWESTNIRHVPLVVHGAAGMGKTALLCKLAQEMQSILEARSVVVIRLLSAHHPHRPDVDHVLRSVCLQVCLACGLSPPSPLTASTHLELLRFFRNVLEQVSQQGNTLLLILDAVDQLSDQHHAHRLRWLPADLPPNVHLVVSMDTNSEAFANMRLKLENSGSFFEVQRLSRDAGKQIVESNLRASQRTLTPEQSDAVLQSFELTGCPLHLRLILSAAKRWTSFTPLTEIHLGTNTQEMMSQLFMMLEEKHGKELVGGALRYLALAREGLLEAELRDVMSLDDDVISEVYRYSLPPTPSLIRLPPLLWARLRRDLEDQLEERWTGGVTAITFNNRRLFEAVSSRYLTSERWGRSLRILAEYFLGRWSGKLKPAALPGLSLLLSDRKVPPQPLWFAPGLANVRKLQELPYHLLHAGLWEELRQEVIGSAEWLYCKSRVCGVSSVIHDLDQCSQYMDCIETRLIRDTLVLIKPSLDFLDNHMDMALFYTELLARLCSLAPAFPSVIGRLCSQCEEWLLTCLEPILLPKCSFLLQPGGALQHTLSRLQGGVLCVDVSVEAELLVAGSDDGVVEVWSLRDQQLVHNLLGHTGAVLSVKVTDSSSRCLSLAADGSLRRWSLMNGQELLCIQEAVPVGSAPSSVHLHLCEQKQLLCVYTRTQVKVWKLDGAELFSSSSDEGFVVLGVLEESVVSLADTGLLRISQSVNGTQTVETQLENSQRCLTVANSVTLPKRGKVLVVSKEGFLYQISRTGKHTAVEFPLVPSLLSVTEDEKILIAGSERTLSLFNIDRDPVDKFLDLQHDDSVLSTCISSDGRLLASGAADQLIRIWSVTTGALLDTLCGSDAPVTSVVFYKGFVVSASAAAASVQMWSLKYDTQHKPAAHIPSGCAHVAITKDADRVFFVRHPSQREVISWNNHTGSLSERLPVSAEVSCLELAQHKRLLLCGLSSGTILIYPLALPQETLCIPPPESLSRVLCLAVSSQEKYMAVAYEDSVCLFEISTRDSFPTVEGPLERFPLSLLHAPLSSMALLSDRRLLYGTSCGEVKLYDFSSGSGSSLEPHHSRVTCVTASNWETHALVGSEDAMQRLWALNPLALDHTMEYKGLFFEGVLSAAFSDSDQFVFTGSQDRTVKVWDVASGNLLYVQYVYSPVVRMVTFRNGFVALSQQGFVIREVFRCPDHISPDYNPLRNVKAQYRVTSRDRNRDVQQTSESDLQDYNPAQFNLNVMSMLRAKPSSTCLIL; this is encoded by the exons ATGAGCAgtgagaggaaggctctgctGGAGAGAGCTTTCCCAGAAGTCCTGTGTTTCTGTCGCAGTCTGGGGCTGGTGTTTGAG GTGGTGGATCTGCGCTGGGGGCTTCGAAACGTCACGTCCGGAGACCACGAGTCCAGTGAGATCTTCCTGCAGGAGATCGACAGGTGTAAGAAGATTTCAGTCGGTCCAGCTTTCACC GCTCTGCTGGGGAATCGCTACGGACACCGAGCTCTTCCTCGCCTCATCCCGGAGAAACAGTTTGAAGTTCTTCTGTCCAGACTCTCCAAAAACCCTGAGGGTGTCAAACAGCTGAATCAGTGGTTCTTAAAAGACAACAATGCTATCCCGCCCATGTACGTCCTTCAGCCAATCACGGCTCACTTTGCCCACTACAGCGACCTCCGACCTGAGAGTGGGCCTCAGCACGACAACAACGTCCTGTCCTGGCGTTTCACAGAGACTCAACTGTTGCAGCTCCTACGATCCGCCGCCACCGACGCTGAGGCTGCCGGGGACATCACGGCCGAGCAGAAACAACACTTCTTCACATCAG TCACAGAGCGGGAGCTCAAGCAAGGTTTGTGGAAAGATGACAGCGACTCGTCGGCTCTGCTCTTCGTCCGAGAGGTTCCCAAGCAGAGGGTGAGAGACGGTCCCAAGCGTCTCGCCAAGTACCTGGACGTGACTGCTGACGGCTTGCTGGATGCAGAAGCTCAGGAACTCCTCAGCGACCTCAAGTCTCGGCTGTACGCCTCGTCGCAGAAGATCCTCAACCTACACTGTGTGGAGCTCAGCAAGGGGAGCGTCGACCCCAAACGCAAAGAGCATGCTCAGTACCTGGACAGCGTCTGTGAGCAGTTTGTGTCCCAGATGAAAGCTCGGATCACAGCGTCGGTGGATTCCCCAGCTGAGGAGAGGCGGAGGAAGATCTGGGGAAGCACTgaggaagaaaagcaggaagCTTCAGACTGGGTGGTTGAAGAGGTTACACAGCATGTTGCCATGAGTGCAGAGATGTGCAGGGGTCTCCATGGTAGAGAGGGTCTTCTGGGTAAGCTCTGCCTCGCCATGTGGGAGTCCACCAACATCCGTCACGTCCCGCTGGTGGTCCATGGGGCTGCTGGGATGGGGAAGACGGCTCTGCTGTGCAAACTGGCGCAGGAAATGCAAAGCATCCTGGAGGCCAGATCGGTAGTGGTGATCAGGCTGCTGTCGGCTCATCATCCTCACAGACCAGACGTTGACCATGTCCTCCGCAGCGTCTGCCTCCAGGTCTGCTTGGCGTGTGGCTTGTCTCCGCCCTCGCCGCTGACGGCCAGCACTCACCTGGAGCTGCTCAGATTCTTCAGGAACGTCCTCGAGCAGGTTTCCCAGCAGGGGAACACTCTGCTCCTCATCCTGGATGCTGTGGATCAGCTCTCAGATCAGCATCACGCTCACAGACTCCGCTGGCTGCCTGCCGACCTCCCGCCCAATGTCCACCTGGTGGTTTCCATGGATACCAACAGCGAGGCGTTTGCTAACATGCGGCTGAAGTTGGAGAATTCGGGGAGCTTCTTTGAGGTGCAGCGTTTGTCTCGTGATGCAGGGAAACAGATTGTGGAGTCAAACCTGCGAGCATCGCAGAGAACGTTGACTCCTGAGCAGAGTGATGCTGTGCTGCAGAGTTTCGAGTTGACTGGCTGTCCTCTACACCTCAGACTGATCCTGTCTGCAGCCAAACGCTGGACATCCTTCACACCGCTCACAGAGATACACCTGGgcaccaacacacaggaaatgatgtcacAGCTCTTCATGATGCTGGAGGAGAAACATGGGAAGGAGCTGGTGGGAGGGGCCTTAAGATACCTCGCTCTGGCAAG GGAAGGTCTGCTGGAAGCTGAGCTGCGTGATGTCATGTCCCTGGACGATGATGTCATCAGTGAGGTGTACAGGTACTCCCTCCCTCCGACGCCCTCGTTGATCCGACTGCCCCCTCTCCTCTGGGCTCGCCTCAGACGGGACCTGGAGGACCAGCTGGAGGAGCGGTGGACGGGTGGGGTCACCGCGATCACCTTCAACAACCG GCGTCTATTTGAGGCGGTTTCATCTCGATATCTGACATCAGAGCGGTGGGGGCGGAGCCTCAGGATTCTGGCGGAGTACTTCCTGGGTCGGTGGTCAGGGAAACTGAAGCCGGCGGCTCTGCCGGGTCTGTCGCTGCTCCTCTCTGACAGAAAG GTCCCTCCCCAGCCGCTGTGGTTTGCTCCAGGATTGGCTAATGTCAGGAAGCTGCAGGAGCTGCCCTATCACCTGCTGCACGCAGGTCTGTGGGAGGAGCTGCGACAGGAGGTCATTG GCAGCGCTGAGTGGCTGTACTGTAAGAGCAGGGTGTGTGGGGTGTCCAGTGTGATCCACGACCTGGACCAGTGCTCCCAGTACATGGACTGCATTGAGACCAGACTGATCCGAGACACTCTGGTCCTAATCAAACCCAGCCTGGACTTCTTGGACAATCACATGG ACATGGCTCTGTTCTACACCGAGCTGTTAGCCAGACTCTGCTCCTTGGCCCCAGCATTCCCCTCTGTGATTGGCCGGCTCTGCAGCCAGTGTGAGGAGTGGTTACTGACGTGTCTGGAGCCCATCCTCCTCCCAAAGTGCAGCTTCCTGTTGCAGCCAGGCGGGGCGCTGCAGCACACACTGAGCAGACTGCAGGGAG GTGTTCTCTGTGTGGACGTCAGTGTGGAGGCGGAGCTTCTGGTCGCAGGTTCAGATGATGGGGTGGTGGAGGTGTGGAGTCTCAGAGACCAGCAGCTTGTACACAATCTGCTGGGACACACAG GTGCAGTCCTGTCCGTTAAGGTGACTGACAGCTCATCTCGCTGCCTCTCATTGGCTGCTGACGGCTCTCTGAGGAGGTGGAGTCTGATGAACGGCCAGGAGCTGCTCTGCATCCAGGAGGCGGTACCTGTTGGCTCTGCCCCTTCATCAGTACACCTCCACCTGTGTGAACAGAAGCAGCTACTCTGTGTTTACACCAGGACACAG GTGAAGGTGTGGAAGCTGGATGGAGCTGagctcttcagcagcagcagcgatgAAGGCTTTGTGGTTCTGGGAGTTCTGGAAGAATCAGTGGTTTCTCTGGCCGACACTGGTCTGCTCAGAATATCCCAGTCTGTTAACGggactcagactgtggagaCTCAGCTAGAAAACTCACAGAGATGTTTGACTGTTGCGAACTCTGTTACATTACCAAAACGTGGGAAAGTGCTTGTGGTTTCTAAAGAAGGCTTCCTCTATCAG ATTTCCAGGACGGGCAAACACACAGCCGTTGAGTTTCCTCTGGTTCCTTCTTTACTTTCTGtcactgaagatgaaaaaataCTAATAGCAG GTTCTGAGCGAACACTGAGCCTCTTTAACATCGACAGAGACCCTGTGGACAAATTCCTCGACCTCCAACACGATGACAGTGTTTTGTCCACCTGCATCTCTTCGGACGGCAGGCTGCTCGCCTCCGGAGCTGCCGACCAGCTCATACGA ATCTGGTCGGTGACCACCGGTGCGTTGTTGGACACTCTGTGTGGCTCAGATGCTCCCGTCACCTCCGTGGTTTTCTATAAAGGCTTCGTGGTTTCAGCCTCGGCAGCCGCTGCCTCCGTTCAGATGTGGAGTCTGAAATACGACACCCAACACAAACCCGCCGCCCACATCCCGTCAGGCTGCGCCCACGTCGCCATCACCAAAGACGCAGATAGAGTCTTCTTCGTCCGCCATCCGAGCCAGAGAGAGGTCATCAGCTGGAACAACCACACAG GTTCTCTATCAGAGCGTTTGCCGGTCTCAGCTGAGGTTTCCTGTCTAGAGTTAGCTCAGCACAAACGTTTACTCCTGTGCGGTCTGTCCTCCGGGACTATCCTCATCTACCCGTTAGCTCTGCCCCAGGAGACGCTCTGCATTCCCCCTCCAGAGAGCCTCTCCAGGGTGCTCTGCCTGGCTGTCAGCTCCCAGGAGAAGTACATGGCGGTGGCCTACGaggactctgtgtgtctgtttgagatCAGCACCAGAGACAGCTTCCCCACAGTGGAGGGGCCCCTGGAGAGGTTCCCCCTGTCCCTCCTCCACGCACCTCTGTCTTCCATGGCCCTGCTCTCCGACCGCAGGCTGCTGTACGGGACGAGCTGCGGGGAGGTGAAACTCTACGACTTCAGCAGCGGCAGCGGCTCCAGCCTGGAACCTCACCACAGCAGAGTGACCTGCgtgacagccagtaactgggAGACTCACGCCCTGGTGGGCTCAGAGGACGCCATGCAGAGGCTGTGGGCCCTGAACCCGCTGGCCCTGGACCACACCATGGAGTACAAG GGTTTGTTCTTCGAGGGCGTCCTCTCCGCTGCCTTCTCCGACAGTGACCAGTTCGTCTTCACTGGATCTCAAGACAGAACCGTCAAAGTCTGGGACGTCGCTTCAG GAAACCTGCTGTACGTTCAGTACGTCTACTCCCCCGTCGTCAGGATGGTGACCTTCAGGAACGGCTTTGTGGCGTTGTCTCAGCAGGGTTTCGTCATCAGAGAAGTTTTTCGCTGTCCAGACCACATCAGTCCGGACTACAACCCTCTGAGGAACGTCAAGGCCCAGTATCGGGTCACCTCCAGGGATAGGAACCGGGATGTCCAGCAGACGTCTGAGTCCGACCTCCAGGACTACAACCCGGCCCAGTTCAACCTGAACGTCATGAGCATGCTCAGAGCCAAaccctcctccacctgtctCATACTGTAG